The following proteins come from a genomic window of Bradyrhizobium paxllaeri:
- the ggt gene encoding gamma-glutamyltransferase — protein sequence MDIRTGRPVTLASNGMVTSPHSLASAAGLDVLRAGGSAIDAAIAASSVLAVVYPHMTGLGGDAFWLIHDGASGEIRYLNGGGKAAEGATLSSIKQRGLKEIPLRGIIPATLTVPGAVASWTEAHATYGRLPLRRVLESAIGYAGDGFPVTGRLASFIEMMRDDLLGDREAAALFFPQGVAAVPGTKLTNANLACTLQSIAVDGWQGFYGGPVAAEMSRVSEERGGLFRSADFSRQKSVWGAPLVGRYRDVTIFNTPPPTQGFAVLEMLNLVEPHELHRKDFLGPDHVHLLVQAKQIAYHDRDQVLADPCFAEVPVERLISKEYAVERGRLIDGRSALRWDMVPSYGSLSGDTVYVAAVDRDGNAASLIQSLYGAFGSCVVAGKTGVILQNRGAYFSLDHNHPNRLEPGKVPLHTLIASMAKRDGKLWSVLGCMGADGQPQIQMQLYAAMIDFGLDIQEAIEMPRFLSGRFALGEARDTLHIEGRFAADTMEALAQRGHTIDRWDAWNEMAGHAHGITIDGQNGMLSGGSDPRSDGAAIGY from the coding sequence TTGGATATTCGTACCGGCCGGCCCGTCACGCTGGCGTCGAACGGCATGGTGACGTCGCCGCATTCGCTTGCCTCTGCGGCCGGCCTCGACGTGCTTCGCGCCGGAGGTTCGGCGATCGATGCCGCGATTGCGGCGAGCAGCGTGCTCGCGGTGGTCTATCCGCACATGACCGGTCTCGGCGGCGACGCGTTCTGGCTCATCCATGATGGCGCCAGCGGCGAGATCCGCTACCTCAATGGCGGCGGCAAGGCGGCCGAGGGCGCCACGCTGTCGTCGATCAAGCAGCGGGGCCTGAAGGAAATCCCGCTGCGGGGCATCATCCCGGCGACGCTGACGGTGCCGGGCGCGGTGGCGAGCTGGACCGAGGCGCATGCGACTTACGGGCGATTGCCGCTCCGGCGCGTGCTCGAAAGCGCGATCGGCTATGCCGGCGATGGCTTTCCGGTCACCGGTCGCCTCGCAAGCTTCATCGAGATGATGCGCGATGATCTGCTCGGGGATCGCGAAGCCGCCGCGCTGTTCTTTCCGCAAGGCGTGGCCGCGGTGCCGGGGACGAAGCTCACCAATGCAAACCTTGCCTGCACGCTTCAATCGATCGCGGTCGATGGCTGGCAGGGCTTTTACGGCGGACCGGTCGCCGCCGAGATGTCGCGCGTTTCGGAAGAGAGAGGCGGTCTGTTCCGGTCTGCCGATTTCAGCCGGCAAAAATCTGTCTGGGGCGCGCCGTTGGTTGGCCGCTACCGCGACGTCACCATCTTCAACACGCCGCCACCGACGCAGGGTTTTGCCGTGCTCGAAATGCTCAATCTTGTCGAGCCGCACGAACTGCACCGAAAGGATTTCCTCGGGCCCGACCATGTCCATCTGCTGGTGCAGGCCAAGCAGATTGCCTATCACGACCGCGATCAGGTGCTTGCCGATCCCTGCTTTGCCGAGGTGCCAGTCGAACGGCTGATATCGAAGGAATACGCGGTCGAACGCGGCCGGCTGATCGACGGCAGGTCGGCATTGAGATGGGACATGGTGCCGTCATACGGCAGCCTGTCCGGTGATACGGTCTATGTCGCCGCCGTCGACCGCGACGGCAATGCGGCATCGCTGATCCAGAGCCTGTATGGCGCATTCGGCTCATGCGTGGTCGCTGGCAAGACCGGCGTCATCCTGCAAAATCGTGGCGCCTATTTCTCGCTGGATCACAACCATCCCAATCGCCTCGAACCCGGCAAGGTCCCGCTGCACACGCTGATTGCCTCGATGGCCAAGCGCGACGGAAAACTCTGGAGCGTGCTCGGCTGCATGGGGGCGGATGGCCAGCCGCAAATCCAGATGCAGCTCTATGCAGCCATGATCGATTTCGGCCTCGACATCCAGGAAGCGATCGAGATGCCGCGATTCCTTTCCGGCCGCTTCGCGCTCGGCGAGGCGCGCGACACGCTGCATATTGAGGGCCGCTTTGCTGCGGATACGATGGAGGCCCTCGCGCAGCGCGGTCACACCATCGACCGATGGGACGCCTGGAACGAAATGGCCGGCCACGCGCATGGCATCACGATCGACGGGCAGAACGGCATGCTGAGCGGCGGTTCCGACCCGCGCAGCGATGGCGCAGCTATCGGGTACTAA
- a CDS encoding TRAP transporter substrate-binding protein, producing MNRRRLLKTAAGAAVASTAVAAPAIAQSAPAVRWRLTTSFPKTLDTLYGACDMFAKAIADLSDQKFQISVYGPGEIVPAFQVFDAVANNTVEMGNSASYYYIGKDLAFAFGTAVPFGLNTRQMNAWLAYGGGLDMLNELYGTFGIYGIPFGNTTAQMGGWFRKEIKSLDDLKGLKFRVGGVAGQVLSRLGIVPQQIPPGDIYPALEKGTIDAAEWIGPYDDEKLGFLKVAPYYYYPGWWEGCANGFLYINSAKWAELPKLYQNMVTIAAGQVAADLTAKYDARNAAAIKRLVAAGAQLRLFSNDILDASFKATNELFAEVSAKNPKFKALYDSTIAFRNEQYQWHQVCEATYDNYMIRRIRA from the coding sequence ATGAATCGCAGGAGGCTCCTCAAGACGGCCGCCGGTGCCGCCGTCGCCTCGACCGCCGTCGCCGCGCCGGCCATCGCCCAGTCCGCTCCCGCCGTGCGCTGGCGCCTGACCACGTCATTTCCGAAGACGCTGGATACGCTCTACGGCGCCTGCGACATGTTTGCCAAGGCGATCGCCGATCTGTCGGACCAGAAATTCCAGATCAGTGTGTACGGTCCGGGCGAGATCGTGCCTGCGTTTCAGGTCTTCGACGCGGTGGCGAACAACACCGTCGAGATGGGCAACAGCGCTTCCTACTATTACATCGGCAAGGATCTCGCGTTCGCGTTCGGCACCGCCGTTCCGTTCGGCCTCAACACGCGGCAGATGAATGCCTGGCTCGCCTATGGCGGCGGCCTCGACATGCTCAACGAGCTCTATGGCACGTTCGGCATTTACGGCATACCCTTTGGCAACACCACCGCGCAGATGGGCGGCTGGTTTCGCAAGGAGATCAAGTCGCTCGACGACCTCAAGGGATTGAAATTCCGCGTCGGCGGGGTCGCGGGGCAGGTGCTGAGTCGGCTCGGCATCGTGCCGCAGCAGATTCCGCCGGGCGATATCTACCCGGCGCTGGAAAAGGGCACGATCGACGCCGCCGAGTGGATCGGTCCCTATGACGACGAGAAGCTCGGCTTCCTGAAAGTCGCACCCTATTACTACTATCCCGGCTGGTGGGAAGGATGCGCAAACGGCTTCCTCTATATCAACAGCGCGAAATGGGCCGAGTTGCCAAAGCTCTATCAGAACATGGTGACGATTGCCGCCGGCCAGGTCGCGGCCGACCTGACGGCCAAATATGACGCGCGCAACGCTGCCGCCATCAAGCGCCTGGTTGCGGCCGGGGCGCAACTGCGGCTATTCTCGAACGATATTCTGGACGCGTCGTTCAAGGCGACCAACGAACTGTTTGCCGAGGTCTCGGCCAAGAACCCGAAGTTCAAGGCGCTGTACGATTCCACGATCGCATTCCGCAACGAACAGTATCAGTGGCATCAGGTCTGCGAGGCCACCTACGACAATTACATGATCCGGCGGATCCGCGCCTGA
- a CDS encoding primary-amine oxidase, with protein sequence MARTKPSVLAQASHPLDPLSEAEVALAADILQRIKKLGPDTRFTHVQLEEPAKSDVLGWKPAAGPPRRAAATLFDCKTGATHVATVDLESKSVTAWQEYSTKAHPYGQPPITIEEVFKVGDIVKADADWRRAMKRRGLDDKDIELVQVDPFSAGYFDREVEKGRRLVSAVSYWRSDLKDNGYAHPIEGVVALVDLIENRIVHLVDEADIIPIPKKSRNYDRASIPQTRKDVKPLDVVQKEGPSFTVDGWKVSWQNWSFRVGWTAREGLVLHQISFRDGGRERPIVYRASVTDMIVPYADPTANHFWKCAFDAGEYGLGKLANALELGCDCLGHIHYFDVPVADDYGKPSVMKNAICLHEEDYGILWKHYEFRNETFEVRRSRRLVISFFTTVGNYDYGFFWYFYQDGTIQLEVKLTGIIQTAAIAAGKGYPWGGMVAENLGGPTHQHFFNARLHMMLDGDGNTVTEHEFRPRPWGTDNPYGNVFDVTARTLSRERDAAREADGRTGRYWKIANPNKKNSVGGPTAYKLIAHSAPAMLAQEGCYMTSRGGFATKHVWVTRYAPDERYASGEFPNQHAGGDGLPKYIAQNRAIENEDIVVWHSFGATHVCRPEDFPVMPVEYVGFTLKPNGFFAENPAMDLPPDRNSASRDNRDKGSCCG encoded by the coding sequence ATGGCACGCACAAAACCTTCCGTCCTGGCGCAGGCCAGTCATCCGCTCGATCCGCTCAGCGAGGCCGAGGTCGCGCTGGCCGCTGACATATTGCAGCGGATCAAGAAGCTTGGCCCGGATACGCGATTTACCCATGTGCAGCTCGAAGAGCCGGCCAAATCCGACGTTCTCGGATGGAAACCGGCGGCCGGGCCGCCACGGCGGGCCGCTGCTACCCTGTTCGACTGCAAGACCGGCGCGACGCATGTCGCCACGGTGGACCTTGAATCAAAGTCGGTGACGGCGTGGCAGGAATATTCGACCAAGGCCCATCCTTACGGCCAGCCGCCGATCACCATCGAGGAGGTGTTCAAGGTCGGCGACATCGTCAAGGCCGACGCGGACTGGCGTCGCGCAATGAAGCGGCGAGGCCTCGATGACAAGGACATCGAGCTGGTCCAGGTCGATCCGTTCTCGGCCGGTTATTTCGACCGCGAGGTGGAGAAGGGCCGGCGGCTCGTCAGCGCGGTGTCGTACTGGCGCAGCGATCTCAAGGACAATGGCTATGCCCACCCGATCGAAGGCGTGGTGGCGCTGGTCGACCTGATCGAGAACAGGATCGTCCATCTGGTCGATGAAGCAGACATCATTCCGATCCCGAAAAAGTCGCGCAACTACGACCGCGCGTCGATCCCGCAAACGCGCAAGGACGTCAAGCCGCTGGACGTCGTGCAGAAGGAAGGCCCGAGCTTTACGGTCGACGGCTGGAAGGTCTCTTGGCAGAACTGGTCATTCCGCGTCGGCTGGACCGCACGCGAAGGCCTCGTGCTGCACCAGATCTCATTTCGCGATGGCGGGCGCGAGCGGCCGATCGTCTATCGCGCCAGCGTCACCGACATGATCGTGCCCTATGCCGATCCGACCGCCAACCATTTCTGGAAATGCGCCTTCGATGCCGGCGAGTATGGATTGGGCAAGCTCGCCAATGCGCTCGAACTCGGCTGCGACTGCCTCGGCCACATCCATTATTTCGACGTGCCGGTTGCCGACGACTACGGCAAGCCGAGCGTCATGAAAAATGCGATCTGCCTGCATGAGGAGGATTACGGGATCCTCTGGAAGCATTACGAGTTCCGTAACGAGACGTTCGAGGTCCGCCGCTCGCGCCGCCTCGTCATCTCCTTCTTCACCACCGTCGGCAATTACGACTACGGCTTCTTCTGGTACTTTTACCAGGACGGCACCATCCAGCTCGAAGTCAAATTGACCGGCATCATCCAGACCGCGGCGATCGCCGCGGGCAAGGGTTATCCGTGGGGCGGCATGGTCGCCGAAAATTTGGGCGGACCGACCCATCAGCACTTCTTCAACGCCCGCCTGCACATGATGCTCGACGGTGACGGCAACACCGTCACCGAACACGAATTCCGCCCGCGGCCGTGGGGCACGGACAATCCATACGGCAACGTGTTCGACGTCACGGCCCGAACGCTTTCGCGCGAGCGCGATGCAGCTCGGGAGGCCGACGGCCGCACCGGGCGCTACTGGAAGATCGCCAATCCCAACAAAAAGAACAGCGTCGGCGGCCCGACGGCGTATAAGCTCATTGCGCACAGCGCGCCGGCGATGCTGGCGCAGGAGGGCTGCTACATGACCTCGCGCGGCGGTTTCGCCACCAAGCATGTCTGGGTGACGCGCTATGCGCCCGACGAGCGCTATGCGAGCGGCGAATTTCCGAACCAGCACGCCGGCGGTGACGGTCTGCCGAAATACATTGCCCAGAACCGCGCCATCGAAAACGAGGACATCGTCGTCTGGCACAGCTTTGGCGCGACGCATGTCTGCCGTCCGGAGGATTTTCCGGTGATGCCGGTCGAATATGTCGGCTTCACCTTGAAGCCGAACGGCTTCTTTGCCGAGAATCCGGCGATGGACCTGCCGCCCGACCGTAACAGCGCCAGCCGTGACAACCGCGACAAGGGGTCGTGTTGCGGCTGA